DNA from Chrysiogenia bacterium:
ATGGGCCAAGGTGAAGCAGGAACTCGGGCTGTAATCGGAGATGGCGTGGAGCATCGAGCTTTCGAGCAGGGCCCGAAAGGACCTCGCCGCGCTGGATCGCCCCGTGCAGCGCCGAATTGCACGTGCGATTACAATGCTGGAAGATGATCCGCGCCCGCAGGCCTCACGCGCATTGAGCGGCGCGGACTCGGAGATTCGTCGCCTCCGCGTGGGCGACCACCGGATCATCTATGAAGTGCGCGACTCTGTATTGCTCGTGTTGATTATCAAAATCGGCCACCGCCGCGAGGTGTATCGGCGTATCCCATGACCCTGCTCTACGTTCCAAACA
Protein-coding regions in this window:
- a CDS encoding type II toxin-antitoxin system RelE/ParE family toxin, which translates into the protein MAWSIELSSRARKDLAALDRPVQRRIARAITMLEDDPRPQASRALSGADSEIRRLRVGDHRIIYEVRDSVLLVLIIKIGHRREVYRRIP